One genomic segment of Prochlorococcus marinus str. MIT 0919 includes these proteins:
- a CDS encoding glucose-6-phosphate dehydrogenase assembly protein OpcA has product MSPQLTLQTPLQLPPAEIPNYLNKLWAQEEIDTKGANTFSLLIWQPAWLEQKLVNTQKLKEPIIGNTRNEMIEAARKVVLDKDLPHSTPPFDEKVAAAIETSIASPPHEDLRGQHIDNSISDLQPRRLITLAPTIEKDHALEALVAAYCPLPEEGGGNSACGDVVVLRGNLDSLKGSLQIVEDLIPEDLPSWLWWNGVLDEDPDLFDKLAVPIRRLVLDSALGEPHRCLKLLVTTIENGQAVNDLNWLRLRTWRETLAMVFDPPDRRSILNSLTNIDIDIEGNNPVQGLLLAAWIADRLGWELQKEVSKEFNGFNINFTRPDQQTVIFRLMPLPVGKPSIHPGQIIGLRLISKVQGKINGSVCVILASESGECMRLEAGGMASMELIEEVVPIQKNSTEMDVARLLATSRGSTSPLLANAAPLATKLLGLINSAE; this is encoded by the coding sequence ATGTCTCCTCAACTAACACTTCAAACACCACTCCAATTGCCACCTGCTGAAATACCAAATTATTTAAATAAGCTTTGGGCCCAAGAGGAAATAGACACTAAAGGAGCAAACACATTCTCTCTTTTAATTTGGCAACCGGCATGGTTAGAACAAAAGCTAGTTAATACACAAAAGCTCAAAGAACCGATTATTGGTAATACTAGGAATGAAATGATTGAAGCAGCAAGGAAAGTAGTTTTAGATAAGGACTTGCCTCATTCAACTCCACCTTTTGACGAAAAAGTTGCAGCCGCAATCGAGACATCAATAGCATCTCCTCCACACGAAGACCTCAGAGGGCAGCATATAGACAATTCCATCAGTGATCTCCAGCCAAGGCGCCTAATTACACTGGCGCCAACTATTGAAAAAGACCATGCACTTGAAGCTCTAGTTGCAGCATATTGCCCATTACCTGAGGAGGGAGGAGGGAATTCAGCATGCGGAGATGTTGTTGTACTAAGAGGCAATTTAGATTCACTAAAAGGTAGCCTTCAAATAGTTGAAGATTTAATACCTGAAGACCTTCCCTCATGGCTTTGGTGGAATGGAGTGCTAGATGAGGATCCTGACCTGTTTGACAAATTAGCCGTACCTATTCGTAGACTCGTCCTTGATAGCGCGTTGGGAGAGCCTCATCGATGTCTTAAATTGCTTGTAACAACTATTGAGAATGGCCAAGCAGTTAATGACCTGAATTGGCTGAGACTTAGAACGTGGCGAGAGACTTTGGCAATGGTATTTGATCCACCTGATCGTCGATCTATACTTAATAGTCTAACAAATATAGATATTGACATTGAAGGCAATAACCCTGTTCAAGGACTACTTCTTGCCGCCTGGATTGCTGATAGACTTGGTTGGGAATTACAGAAAGAAGTCTCGAAAGAATTCAACGGCTTTAATATAAATTTTACCCGCCCGGATCAACAAACAGTTATTTTCCGATTAATGCCTTTACCAGTCGGGAAACCAAGTATCCACCCAGGACAAATTATTGGTTTAAGGTTGATATCTAAAGTACAAGGTAAAATTAATGGCTCAGTATGTGTAATACTTGCCTCTGAATCAGGTGAATGCATGCGCCTAGAAGCAGGAGGCATGGCAAGCATGGAACTAATAGAAGAAGTTGTGCCAATTCAAAAAAACTCTACTGAAATGGATGTTGCACGATTACTTGCGACCAGTCGCGGTTCCACTAGCCCTTTACTAGCAAATGCTGCTCCATTGGCAACGAAATTGCTTGGCTTGATTAACTCTGCGGAGTAG
- a CDS encoding cobyrinate a,c-diamide synthase, translating into MTCIISAPSSSSGKTLLSLVLASWVQSQKKSIQTFKVGPDYLDPQQLSLITKRPCRNLDVVLSGSEWVKNNFQKFTQSAELALIEGAMGLFDGVGSSEDGSTADIARLLKLPIVLIVNSRGQAASLGALVKGFIEQDKQLKIAGVVLNNVNSTRHEVLLREVLERINVNILGCLPTSPYLHLKSKNLGLAPAHEIQSIEEKMNQWTDVASRYLNLEHFEKLLRTNSPVIVANKTLLFAQKKPRKEKSIPIAIAQDKAFHFCYPDLEESLESLGIEVIQWRITKDEPIPEEVKGIIIPGGFPELHAEEISQSQKSLNSIRRFFGTRPIYAECGGMLILGNSIQDENNKTHLMAGILPFSAKQGALEVGYRKLKSTKNSLLLGSNQSLTGHEFHRWSLHKINEPNISANNNIKALGEKLSPPWQSKGWYSNYKDEGWSNNIFHASWVHLHWPSTETVLTSWLNAVKAVK; encoded by the coding sequence ATGACATGTATAATTTCTGCTCCTTCTAGTAGCAGTGGGAAAACATTATTAAGTCTTGTTCTTGCATCATGGGTGCAATCACAGAAGAAAAGTATACAGACATTTAAAGTGGGGCCTGATTATTTAGATCCTCAACAGTTATCACTAATAACAAAAAGACCTTGCAGAAATTTAGATGTGGTCTTGTCCGGATCAGAATGGGTTAAAAATAATTTTCAGAAATTTACGCAATCAGCGGAGCTTGCTTTAATCGAAGGGGCCATGGGATTGTTTGATGGTGTAGGAAGTTCAGAAGATGGAAGTACTGCCGATATCGCTAGATTATTAAAACTTCCAATAGTTCTTATTGTTAATTCGCGGGGACAAGCTGCCTCTCTAGGTGCTTTAGTAAAAGGTTTTATAGAGCAAGATAAACAACTTAAGATCGCAGGAGTTGTTTTAAATAACGTCAACAGTACTCGTCATGAGGTTTTATTAAGGGAAGTTTTAGAAAGAATAAATGTCAACATTCTTGGTTGTCTTCCAACAAGTCCATACCTCCACCTAAAAAGTAAAAATTTAGGTCTTGCTCCTGCACATGAAATTCAATCAATTGAGGAAAAGATGAATCAATGGACTGATGTAGCATCGAGATATCTTAACCTTGAGCATTTTGAAAAGCTACTAAGAACTAATAGCCCAGTAATTGTTGCAAATAAAACATTGTTATTTGCACAGAAAAAGCCAAGAAAAGAAAAAAGTATCCCTATCGCAATAGCACAAGATAAAGCTTTCCATTTTTGCTATCCAGACTTAGAGGAGTCTCTAGAAAGCTTAGGCATTGAAGTAATCCAATGGAGAATAACCAAAGATGAGCCCATACCTGAAGAAGTGAAAGGAATCATTATTCCTGGAGGGTTCCCAGAGTTGCATGCCGAAGAAATAAGTCAATCCCAAAAAAGTTTAAATTCTATTCGAAGATTTTTTGGAACTCGTCCAATATATGCAGAGTGTGGTGGTATGTTAATTCTTGGAAATTCAATTCAAGATGAAAACAATAAAACGCATTTAATGGCAGGGATACTTCCTTTTAGTGCTAAGCAAGGGGCTCTGGAAGTAGGTTATAGAAAGCTAAAGTCTACAAAAAATAGCCTCTTACTTGGCTCTAATCAATCATTAACTGGTCACGAGTTTCATAGATGGTCATTACATAAAATTAATGAGCCTAATATTTCGGCAAATAATAATATAAAAGCTTTGGGTGAAAAGCTATCTCCACCATGGCAATCAAAAGGCTGGTACTCAAATTATAAAGACGAGGGATGGAGTAATAATATTTTTCATGCAAGCTGGGTTCATCTTCATTGGCCTAGTACAGAAACAGTTCTCACTTCATGGCTAAATGCTGTTAAAGCTGTTAAATAA
- a CDS encoding AAA family ATPase codes for MKEISLTLDQKKAKEAFELWLDKTFTGDPFILSGFAGTGKTYLSVDFLDEVEQRKLCWTVVAPTHKAVGVVRRALLKSDLNPTFYPSTIHRLLRLRLKKKGDLEICESTSQTANSLEQLKLVLVDEASMISSTLLEIILESAHAFKTRLVFVGDPAQLPPVGEEYSPVFSLKNASFAELTTVVRHQGPVLQLATLLRDKNFSCPPPPCFSTLDKAEQFVSSMNKNLWLESAKSSLLTASKNNDPDAARILCYTNRYLERLIPHARRAVHGTLADKMSVLPGEVLISRRAVMSNASLEQSFSEEEPGMLFSSNTELLVKDVGSEIYDFMDSELADKCPIEIPRLDSYTAKISIGTKNFSVRLLPEVDSISRKLLDSSLDKISLKARKSTGKDSKILWKIFFYLRDSFAYLSPASVLTVHRSQGSTFEEVFIASDIFWPKDLSLRRQLAYVAVSRASKGVYLLGSQEEDNQANIWNENFQSISNN; via the coding sequence GTGAAGGAAATTTCTTTAACTCTTGACCAGAAGAAAGCAAAAGAAGCTTTTGAATTGTGGCTAGATAAGACTTTTACTGGTGATCCTTTTATCCTTAGTGGTTTTGCCGGTACTGGTAAAACTTATTTGTCAGTTGATTTTTTAGATGAGGTTGAGCAACGAAAATTGTGTTGGACTGTTGTCGCCCCAACCCACAAAGCTGTAGGAGTTGTTAGGCGTGCATTACTGAAAAGTGACTTGAATCCAACTTTCTACCCATCCACTATTCACAGGTTGCTTCGCTTAAGATTAAAAAAGAAAGGCGACTTGGAAATTTGTGAATCAACAAGTCAAACGGCCAATTCTCTAGAGCAATTGAAGTTAGTCCTTGTTGATGAGGCTTCAATGATTAGTAGTACTCTTTTAGAGATAATTCTTGAATCTGCTCATGCTTTTAAAACACGCTTGGTTTTCGTTGGAGATCCTGCTCAACTACCTCCTGTAGGAGAAGAATATAGTCCTGTCTTTTCGCTTAAGAATGCCTCTTTTGCTGAGTTAACTACGGTTGTTCGCCATCAAGGACCTGTATTGCAATTGGCAACATTACTTAGAGACAAAAACTTTTCTTGTCCTCCTCCTCCTTGCTTTTCGACTTTAGATAAAGCAGAGCAATTTGTAAGCTCAATGAATAAAAATCTTTGGCTTGAATCTGCTAAATCTTCTTTGCTTACAGCATCAAAAAATAATGATCCAGATGCAGCGAGGATTTTATGTTATACAAATAGATACCTTGAAAGACTAATACCACATGCTCGTAGAGCTGTGCATGGGACACTTGCAGATAAGATGTCGGTTTTGCCTGGCGAGGTTCTTATTAGTAGACGAGCTGTTATGAGTAATGCGTCTTTAGAACAATCATTTTCAGAAGAAGAGCCTGGAATGCTTTTTAGTTCAAATACAGAATTGCTTGTAAAGGATGTAGGTTCAGAAATTTATGATTTTATGGATTCTGAACTAGCTGATAAATGCCCTATTGAAATACCAAGGCTTGATTCTTATACAGCAAAAATAAGTATTGGAACAAAGAATTTTTCAGTAAGGCTTTTACCAGAAGTTGATTCGATTTCTAGGAAATTACTGGACAGTTCACTAGATAAGATTTCTTTAAAAGCTAGAAAATCTACCGGGAAGGATTCTAAAATTTTATGGAAAATATTTTTTTATCTTCGAGATTCATTTGCCTATCTAAGCCCTGCTTCTGTTCTAACTGTTCATCGAAGTCAAGGAAGTACTTTTGAAGAGGTTTTTATTGCTTCAGATATCTTTTGGCCTAAAGATTTGTCTTTAAGAAGACAGCTCGCTTACGTAGCTGTTAGTAGAGCTAGTAAAGGTGTTTATCTTTTAGGCAGTCAAGAAGAGGACAACCAGGCAAATATATGGAACGAAAACTTTCAATCTATTTCTAATAATTAA
- a CDS encoding divergent PAP2 family protein: protein MSFLQTISTSSFSELLDNTSLAWGLAACGVAQVSKLLFELLINNKWRPSVLIETGGMPSSHSALVTGTASGIGLQLGFASPTFALAATVAFIVMYDASGIRRAAGLIATRVNQLSADKFTKSIEIPLKESLGHTRLEVLVGSLLGPCIALPGIVFIGSPLHLIHSFGSIIG, encoded by the coding sequence ATGAGCTTTCTCCAGACAATTTCAACATCTTCTTTTAGTGAGCTGCTGGATAACACTTCTCTTGCATGGGGGCTTGCAGCTTGTGGAGTTGCGCAAGTTTCTAAATTGTTATTTGAACTGTTAATTAATAACAAATGGAGACCTTCTGTTTTGATTGAAACTGGTGGAATGCCTTCTAGCCATTCTGCACTTGTCACAGGGACTGCTTCAGGGATTGGTCTTCAGTTGGGTTTTGCTAGCCCAACGTTTGCTTTGGCGGCTACGGTTGCATTTATCGTCATGTATGACGCAAGTGGGATTCGCAGAGCTGCTGGGTTAATAGCTACACGTGTAAATCAGTTGTCTGCAGATAAATTTACTAAGTCTATAGAGATTCCTCTTAAAGAAAGTCTAGGCCATACTCGATTAGAAGTTTTAGTTGGTAGTTTATTGGGGCCTTGCATAGCTTTGCCAGGTATTGTTTTTATTGGTTCTCCTCTTCACTTAATTCATTCCTTTGGATCAATTATAGGGTGA
- the crtE gene encoding geranylgeranyl diphosphate synthase CrtE: MDEAVSSIFDFGAYLAKAKARVEAALDSSLGPERPEELRQAMRYSLLAGGKRLRPILCLAACELTGGDSDAALPTAVAIEMIHTMSLIHDDLPAMDNDDLRRGRPTNHKVYGDAIAILAGDALLTRAFEMVSMRSANVPSERLLRVVGELSLVAGAPGLVGGQVVDLECEGKDVDLETLEYIHIHKTGALLKASVVCGALIGGANDDLLDALRTYSKAIGLAFQIVDDILDVTSSSEVLGKTAGKDLIADKTTYPKLLGLDESRRRANKLVENAKAVLDPWKKNAGPLLSLADYITARDR, from the coding sequence ATGGATGAAGCGGTCAGCTCTATTTTTGATTTTGGCGCTTATTTGGCTAAGGCAAAAGCGCGTGTAGAAGCTGCTTTGGATAGCTCTTTAGGCCCTGAGCGTCCAGAGGAATTAAGACAGGCTATGAGGTACTCGCTTCTTGCGGGGGGTAAAAGGCTTCGCCCTATTCTCTGCTTAGCGGCTTGTGAATTAACTGGAGGCGATTCTGACGCTGCTCTTCCAACGGCAGTTGCCATAGAAATGATTCATACGATGTCGCTTATTCATGATGATTTGCCTGCTATGGATAATGATGATTTAAGAAGGGGTCGCCCTACAAATCACAAGGTATATGGTGATGCGATAGCAATTTTGGCTGGAGATGCTCTTTTGACTAGGGCTTTTGAGATGGTATCTATGCGTAGTGCCAATGTGCCTTCTGAAAGACTTTTAAGAGTTGTAGGAGAGCTGTCTTTGGTGGCAGGAGCTCCTGGCCTGGTAGGAGGTCAAGTTGTTGATCTGGAATGTGAAGGTAAGGATGTTGACTTGGAAACACTCGAATATATTCATATTCATAAAACGGGTGCCTTGTTAAAAGCTTCGGTTGTATGTGGTGCATTAATTGGCGGAGCAAATGATGATTTATTAGATGCACTTAGAACTTATTCAAAAGCTATTGGTTTAGCTTTCCAAATTGTTGACGATATACTTGATGTAACTTCCAGTAGCGAAGTGCTTGGTAAAACAGCAGGTAAAGATTTAATTGCAGATAAAACAACATACCCAAAGCTATTGGGTTTAGATGAATCACGAAGACGTGCAAATAAACTTGTCGAAAATGCTAAAGCTGTTTTGGACCCTTGGAAAAAAAATGCGGGACCTCTACTTTCGTTGGCTGATTACATCACGGCAAGAGATCGATGA
- the folD gene encoding bifunctional methylenetetrahydrofolate dehydrogenase/methenyltetrahydrofolate cyclohydrolase FolD, whose translation MVNKLDGKKLANEIELRINQAITDGINESGRPPGLAVIRVGDDPASGIYVSNKEKACKRVGVKSFGCHFKANTSAEEIVQQIRKLNNNVHVDGILLQLPLPSHLNSEELLKHIDPEKDADGLHTINLGRLIKGELGPRSCTPAGVMALLAKNQIRLKGAKAVVIGRSILVGKPMGLMLQAANATVTLANSYTVDLPEITTQADLLVVAAGKPGLIGIEHVRKNSIVVDIGIHRVPNKEQAGHKLCGDVRFEEIQDHVAAITPVPGGVGPMTIAMLLVNTVIGWQQRCGLSLSLGDLLP comes from the coding sequence ATGGTCAATAAACTAGATGGAAAGAAATTAGCCAATGAAATTGAGCTAAGAATCAACCAGGCAATAACTGATGGTATTAATGAGTCAGGGCGACCTCCTGGTTTGGCGGTGATAAGAGTCGGAGATGATCCTGCTAGTGGAATATATGTATCTAATAAAGAAAAAGCTTGTAAAAGAGTTGGAGTAAAGAGTTTTGGTTGCCATTTTAAAGCAAATACTTCTGCAGAAGAAATTGTTCAGCAAATTAGGAAATTGAATAATAATGTCCACGTTGACGGCATTTTGTTGCAACTCCCTCTTCCTTCTCATTTGAATTCAGAGGAACTTCTAAAGCATATTGATCCTGAAAAGGATGCTGATGGTCTTCATACAATTAATTTAGGACGATTAATTAAAGGTGAGCTAGGTCCAAGATCATGCACTCCTGCAGGGGTAATGGCTTTACTAGCTAAAAATCAAATTAGATTAAAGGGAGCAAAGGCTGTTGTAATTGGCCGAAGCATTCTTGTTGGAAAACCCATGGGGCTAATGCTTCAAGCGGCTAATGCAACTGTTACTCTTGCTAATTCATATACGGTTGACCTCCCTGAGATAACTACACAAGCAGATTTATTAGTTGTGGCAGCTGGGAAACCAGGCTTGATTGGCATTGAACATGTTAGAAAAAATTCAATAGTTGTAGATATTGGTATTCATAGGGTCCCTAATAAGGAGCAAGCTGGTCATAAACTATGTGGTGATGTACGTTTTGAGGAAATTCAAGATCATGTTGCTGCCATTACTCCTGTACCCGGTGGGGTAGGTCCTATGACTATTGCAATGTTGCTTGTAAACACTGTTATTGGTTGGCAGCAGCGTTGCGGTTTATCCTTGAGTCTTGGAGATCTGCTTCCATGA
- a CDS encoding HDIG domain-containing metalloprotein, translating to MAKILRIKSFWRGLIDSQSPRRSVSHWALADRVVLLMVCVLIAIVSSYKLLAVPDVKPGDLALFDANAPENALVVDSAALEQQKTDLISRTSVQIIDAKESKKIEGILIKKLDYLEKVALSNDSFPIGPVNLTPKERTWLLNQSNKERVKWSEEIISSSRKMLKQGLIKTIAYDQIFNAAKYNLNPSNQQDNSSINLAAKIIATSFYGNTNLRHDPARSQQLLEELITKQSIPKIEVKKGDLITRKGEEITSKGYAVLDYFGLIKRSPRPFEWICSFSEAIASCLVLLMLMKKDKPSLKSKHGLLALGLLLIVQVSKDWFGAAISPLQILMPPMLLLSQGIGTTSALGWLGIASLLWPVPVSGIGEGRLIIAVIASAFVALLGGRMRSRAQLLQVVVFFPFGALLSQWVLLRTQISSSGSAWRRLSPNSETLITEALVLGAMLMFTVLLIPIIENAFGLLTRARLMEISDQERPLLRRLSKEAPGTFEHTLTICGLAEEGARIIEADVDLIRTGALYHDIGKLHAPEWFIENQGDGVNPHEALQNPFKSAEILQAHVDEGIKLARKHRLPSPIADFIPEHQGTLKMGYFLHKAKELDPSTRESSFRYKGPIPQSKETAILMLADGCEAALRALGPKSTDEEASKTIRKIINSRKLDGQLLDSGLSKSEIELVIRAFVSVWKRMRHRRIQYPMSSFKTAYPA from the coding sequence TTGGCAAAAATTCTACGCATAAAAAGCTTTTGGCGAGGCTTAATAGATAGTCAGTCGCCAAGAAGGTCAGTAAGTCACTGGGCTTTGGCTGACAGAGTGGTTCTTTTGATGGTCTGTGTTTTAATAGCAATTGTTTCCAGTTACAAACTATTAGCTGTTCCTGACGTAAAGCCCGGTGACCTAGCTTTATTTGATGCAAATGCCCCTGAGAATGCCTTAGTAGTTGATAGTGCTGCACTTGAACAGCAAAAAACTGATTTAATATCTAGAACATCAGTCCAAATAATTGATGCAAAAGAATCTAAAAAAATCGAAGGAATATTAATTAAAAAACTTGATTATTTAGAGAAAGTAGCATTGAGCAATGACTCTTTTCCTATAGGACCTGTTAATCTAACTCCAAAAGAAAGGACCTGGTTATTAAATCAATCAAACAAAGAAAGAGTTAAGTGGAGTGAAGAAATTATTTCATCATCTAGAAAGATGCTTAAACAAGGTCTTATAAAAACTATTGCATATGACCAAATATTTAATGCAGCTAAATATAATCTAAATCCAAGTAATCAACAAGATAATTCATCAATAAATTTAGCTGCAAAAATAATTGCAACAAGCTTCTATGGGAATACCAACCTCCGTCATGATCCTGCAAGAAGCCAGCAATTGCTTGAGGAATTAATAACAAAGCAAAGCATACCCAAAATAGAAGTTAAGAAAGGGGATCTTATTACTAGAAAAGGAGAAGAAATAACATCAAAAGGTTATGCCGTACTAGATTACTTTGGTCTTATAAAAAGAAGTCCTCGACCTTTTGAATGGATTTGCAGCTTTAGCGAAGCAATTGCAAGCTGTTTAGTATTACTAATGTTGATGAAAAAAGATAAGCCTTCCTTAAAATCTAAGCATGGCTTACTTGCACTTGGATTACTTCTTATTGTCCAGGTAAGTAAAGACTGGTTTGGTGCAGCAATAAGTCCATTGCAAATTCTCATGCCTCCAATGCTACTGCTATCTCAAGGCATTGGTACAACTTCCGCTTTGGGGTGGCTAGGCATTGCAAGTCTTTTGTGGCCAGTTCCCGTAAGTGGAATTGGAGAAGGAAGGCTAATTATCGCTGTTATTGCTTCTGCTTTTGTAGCTCTTTTAGGAGGGCGCATGAGAAGCAGAGCTCAACTATTACAAGTAGTAGTTTTCTTTCCTTTTGGTGCCCTATTAAGCCAATGGGTTTTATTAAGAACGCAAATATCTTCTTCAGGAAGTGCTTGGAGAAGACTTTCACCTAATTCAGAAACTCTCATTACAGAGGCTCTGGTTTTAGGGGCAATGCTTATGTTTACTGTCTTATTAATACCGATTATTGAAAATGCATTTGGATTATTAACAAGAGCGAGATTGATGGAAATTTCAGATCAAGAAAGGCCTCTTTTGAGAAGGCTGTCCAAAGAAGCTCCTGGGACCTTTGAACATACTCTTACTATTTGTGGTTTAGCCGAGGAAGGTGCACGGATTATAGAAGCAGATGTTGATCTAATAAGAACAGGGGCTCTTTACCATGATATTGGCAAACTACATGCACCAGAATGGTTTATAGAAAATCAAGGGGATGGTGTCAACCCTCATGAGGCATTGCAAAACCCTTTTAAGAGTGCCGAAATACTGCAAGCTCATGTTGATGAAGGAATAAAGCTTGCGAGAAAGCACAGGCTTCCTAGTCCCATAGCAGATTTCATCCCAGAGCATCAAGGGACTCTAAAGATGGGATATTTCCTTCATAAAGCAAAAGAGTTGGATCCTTCGACGCGGGAATCCAGTTTTAGGTACAAAGGTCCAATACCACAGTCAAAGGAAACTGCCATACTTATGCTTGCTGATGGTTGTGAAGCTGCCTTAAGAGCCTTAGGGCCCAAAAGTACTGATGAAGAAGCCAGTAAAACCATTAGGAAAATAATTAATTCCAGGAAACTTGATGGGCAGCTTTTAGATAGTGGTCTTTCAAAATCTGAAATTGAATTAGTTATACGAGCTTTTGTAAGTGTTTGGAAACGGATGAGACATAGAAGGATTCAGTATCCTATGAGTTCTTTCAAAACAGCATATCCAGCCTAA
- a CDS encoding MTH1187 family thiamine-binding protein, whose translation MWVSIDLCLLPLGVGDSLSPYIAACKEIIEEKGLDYELGPNGTAIEGDWEEVFQCVKACHEVVHSLGANRIYSALKVNTRNDRYQSFREKVQSVSSASYKQKL comes from the coding sequence ATGTGGGTAAGTATTGATTTGTGCCTCCTGCCATTAGGAGTAGGAGATTCACTTTCTCCATACATAGCAGCTTGTAAAGAAATAATTGAGGAAAAAGGTCTTGATTACGAACTAGGGCCAAATGGAACTGCAATAGAGGGAGATTGGGAGGAGGTTTTTCAATGTGTAAAGGCCTGTCATGAAGTAGTTCATTCTTTAGGTGCAAATCGTATCTATTCAGCTTTGAAGGTAAATACTCGCAATGACCGTTACCAATCTTTTCGTGAGAAGGTTCAAAGTGTAAGTTCTGCTTCTTATAAGCAAAAGTTGTAG
- a CDS encoding 2-isopropylmalate synthase: protein MAKDPGRVLIFDTTLRDGEQSPGASLNLEEKLAIAHQLARLGVDVIEAGFPYASQGDFTAVQRIAEQVGGEDGPIICGLARASKADIKACGESLAPAPNKRIHTFIATSDIHLEHKLKKQRSDVLDIVPEMVSYARTFADDVEFSCEDAARSDPEFLYEVIFKAISAGAGTINIPDTVGYTTPAEFGDLIKGINNNVSNIDEAVLSVHGHNDLGLAVANFLEAVKKGARQMECTINGIGERAGNAALEELVMALHVRRSYYNPFFGRDPESPTPLTAVRTEEITKTSRLVSNLTGMVVQPNKAIVGTNAFAHESGIHQDGVLKNRLTYEIIDARTVGLADNRISLGKLSGRSAVRARLEELGYDLTREDLNEAFARFKDLADRKREITDRDLEAIVSEQVMQPESRFQVKLVQVSCGTALKPTATVTLADQDGTDKTTSAIGTGPVDAVCKALASLSGENNELIEFSVKSVTEGIDALGEVTIRLRKKGKIFSGHSADTDVVVAAAQAYVNALNRLVSSEAKNSIHPQYDVVKANL, encoded by the coding sequence ATGGCCAAAGATCCAGGAAGAGTTCTTATTTTTGATACCACCTTAAGAGATGGTGAGCAGTCCCCTGGTGCCAGTTTGAATTTAGAGGAGAAACTTGCTATAGCTCATCAACTGGCAAGATTGGGTGTTGATGTAATTGAAGCCGGCTTCCCATATGCCAGTCAAGGCGACTTTACTGCCGTTCAAAGGATAGCTGAGCAAGTAGGAGGAGAAGATGGACCTATTATTTGTGGTTTGGCTAGGGCATCTAAAGCAGATATAAAAGCTTGCGGTGAGTCTCTCGCCCCCGCACCTAATAAAAGGATTCATACTTTCATTGCAACTAGTGATATTCATCTAGAACATAAACTCAAGAAGCAACGTTCAGATGTACTGGATATAGTCCCTGAGATGGTTTCCTATGCAAGAACTTTCGCAGATGATGTGGAATTCTCATGTGAGGATGCAGCTAGGAGTGATCCTGAATTCCTTTACGAAGTTATTTTTAAAGCAATTTCTGCTGGTGCAGGGACTATAAATATTCCAGATACAGTTGGCTATACAACACCTGCAGAATTTGGAGACCTGATTAAAGGAATAAATAATAATGTAAGTAATATTGACGAGGCTGTCCTATCAGTTCATGGTCACAATGATTTAGGTCTTGCAGTCGCAAATTTTCTTGAAGCAGTAAAGAAAGGTGCTAGGCAGATGGAATGCACCATTAATGGAATAGGCGAAAGAGCAGGGAATGCTGCATTAGAAGAATTAGTTATGGCGTTGCATGTAAGGAGAAGCTACTACAATCCATTCTTTGGTAGAGATCCTGAAAGCCCTACGCCTCTTACCGCTGTTCGAACTGAGGAAATAACAAAAACCTCTCGCTTGGTTTCGAATTTAACTGGAATGGTAGTTCAACCAAACAAGGCCATTGTTGGGACTAATGCTTTTGCTCATGAATCTGGTATTCACCAAGATGGAGTGCTAAAGAATCGTCTTACTTATGAAATAATTGATGCTCGCACTGTTGGGCTTGCAGATAATAGAATCTCACTTGGTAAATTAAGTGGGCGGAGTGCTGTTAGAGCCAGGTTGGAAGAGTTGGGATATGACTTGACAAGAGAAGATTTAAATGAAGCTTTTGCAAGGTTCAAGGATTTGGCAGATCGTAAAAGGGAGATTACAGATAGGGACCTTGAAGCAATAGTCAGTGAACAAGTTATGCAACCTGAAAGTAGATTTCAAGTGAAGTTAGTTCAAGTTAGTTGTGGAACAGCTTTAAAACCAACTGCAACTGTCACCCTTGCTGATCAAGATGGAACTGATAAGACTACCTCTGCTATAGGTACAGGTCCAGTTGATGCTGTTTGCAAAGCTCTAGCAAGCTTGTCAGGGGAAAATAATGAGCTTATAGAATTTTCTGTGAAGTCAGTAACTGAAGGTATAGATGCATTGGGGGAGGTTACAATAAGGTTAAGGAAAAAAGGGAAAATTTTCTCAGGACATTCAGCTGATACGGACGTTGTAGTTGCAGCTGCACAAGCTTATGTTAATGCGCTTAATAGACTTGTTTCCTCAGAAGCAAAGAATTCTATTCATCCTCAATATGATGTAGTGAAAGCAAATCTTTAA